In Meles meles chromosome 13, mMelMel3.1 paternal haplotype, whole genome shotgun sequence, the DNA window TACTGGCACTGGAAGCTCTCGTTGCACGTTAGGGTTTCTCCAGCAGCCTTTGAAAGTCCTGGTCTGGACCCCTTTCCAGACCCGTCAACCAGCACCTCTGGCGCGCGGTCCAGGCCCGTGTCTTTTGACACTGCGTGGGTGCATAGGGCAGCATCTTTGCTCGCACCTCTGCCTGGCACCCCCAGACCGTCCCGTCCAGTCCCGCGGTGCGTTCTCTAGGGGAGTGTGCACACTTCCCGTGAGCGTGCCGGCCGGTGGGGTTTTCCTCTGGGCCCGAGCGTGCGCTGGAAGATGCGGTGACCTTGTTCAGTCACGAATGTACTTTTCAGACCTTGTTTTTCTCGTACTTGAGTGTGTTTGGGTTCTCTTTACGTGCTGAAGGTGTTGCTGCGAGAGTTGTTACCAGCTCAGGGATGTCAGATGAGGGACTGTTTTCACCGTTTCAGCTCTGGAACTTTTGTAATGAGATGTCAGGTGTATTTACTGTAGGCTAAACACGTCGGTTCACAGGCTGCCTGTGCTGGGCAGAAGCGCTGGCAGTCAGGTTTGATTAGCGAAACAACGAAGCTACAGTTGTTAGGTGCAGTGAGTGGACGTCTGTCCTTTTGGTTGCTAGACCACTGTCTTTCTCCCAGGACATGGCAAGGAGCCCTCGGCTGCGTTagggaccctgggatggagtctgggCTCTTGGTATTGCTTAACCCTTGAGCGAAGAGTGAGATTTGTGGAAAGTCCTTTTGTGTGGGTGAGGGCGCAGCCCTGAAGAGGTGTCCAGACCCAGGGTGTGCTGGGGGCCGTGGGGATCTCACACCTGGACTCAGGAGGAGACGGAGCAGCGGTAGCGGCTGAGTGTTCAGAGGGTAACTAGGGGCCGTCCTTCTGCCCGTGTTAGGGTCCCATGAGGTGGGACCTGTCCTGATTCCCTAAGGGTCCCTGGCTGAGGGCGGGAGGGCCTGACAGCTGGCGCGGAGGCAGAACCTTCAGGGGTGGTTTCCACGGGGGCCCCTCATCTCCTTGGCAGTCCCCAGAGGGAGGCAGCGGTGCAAGGTAGAGTGGCTGGGGCGTTACTGGCTGCACCGTAGGGCGGTCACGTCATTCATTTTGGACTTCTGCTCCCTGGCAGCTGAACAAAGCCAGTTAGGAAGCCTTCCACCGAGCTTCACCTCTGTTTGTGCCCCGTCATTCCTGTTCGGGAAGGCACGCGGGAGCCGCTGTCCCGCACGTCTGCGGAGGGAACGTGGCGGCGACGAGGGGTCCTTCTCCCCAGCTGGCGGGGAGTGTGAGGAGTGTGGGGCTGGGCTGGCTGGCACGGCTGAGGCCGGGCTTCCTGCCCTGTCAGTCCCTTCCACAGACTTCCTCCCGAAGATGGCGTCCGGCTGGGGAACGGGGTGGATGAGATAAATTAATGTGCTGGGAAAGCGCTGACGggaattttccttaattttaccACATTCCACTTTCAGGCCGCAATCCTCTGTTTCAGGAAACTCTTGGGCTTAAGCCGCACGTGCTGGTCCTCAACAAAATGGACTTGGCGGATCTGAAGGAGCGGCAGGTGAAGGTGCCCGTCCGGACGCGGTCCGAGTCTGGGGTGGCAGACGCACGGGGTTGGTTCACCCAGACGGGCGTGCTTCGGCAAACAGCACTTTGTTTGCGGAGGTGTTCCCACGCGATTTCTCAGAACGACAAGCCTCCTCTGTGTTTATGGTCCAAAGGACCAAGGTGCACCTCTCCCATGGGATGTGGCCAGGCTGTGGGGCTCGAgtcccgccgccccccccccccccccgggtggCCTCTGGCCCGTCTGGCAGGGAGCACTTGACACGTGGCTCCTGTGGCAGCCGCGACGGTCACAGTTTCCATCATTTTGAGGAGCCACGTTTCGGTGGCTGTGTGAGGCCAGTGGCCACAGGCTCAGGCCACAGGTACTGACCTGGAGGTCTCCCGTGACGGCCGCACTTGGCCCCAGTGCCCACACCAGCCGGCCAGCCCCGCATAGCCACTGAGCTGGAAACTAGAAGGGTGGGGAGGCCCAGAGGAACTTCTTCAAAGCGGGCAGGATCGGGGACAGGAGGCACCAGGTGACCGAGGGCAGGGCTTTCCCATGGTTGCGGAAGTTCGAGAAACATGGAGGTCTGGGCATGTTGCTCTCACGCACTCTCCTCTGCTCTTCTTGCCCAAAGGGCTGGCGCCAAGCCCTGTGGGTCGCAGCCCAGCTGCTGTCAGGGTGTCCGTGGTGCAGCTCGCTCGTTGTTTCCAGAATGTTGTCTaggttcttttcttgtttttaaaaagcattgtttcttttttctttcctttcgtttacttatttgagagagacagagatcacaagcggggttgggggtggagaagcagagggagaagcaggtttcccatcGAGGAGGGAGCCGATGTgggacgtgatcccaggaccctgagatcatgacctgagccaaaaccaagagtcagacgctcaacagaCCGAGACCCCCAGGTGCCTCTTGGTTCAGGTTTCCTCGTTGACCGTGGCATGTTTGGATTACGTAAGCCCCAGCCACAAGCCTCTGTCTCAAGGTTTCCAGGGAGACATCCAACACGGAAGCCACCGGAGGTCTGTTCATTGAGAACCCAAGCAGCAGCGACCCCTCACCCAGGTGCGGGTACCTGGGGTCATGTCAAGCCCCCCGCTGCACAGATCGGGCAGCTCAGGCCCTCCAGGAGCCGGTGTCTGTGGCTCTCAGAGCACGTACACATGGAGCCGTTTAACCACAGGCTTTGCTTTTGTTGGTTGAGATTTGAGTCTTAATCAGGGATTGCTTCTGCCCGTAAATGCTCATTTTTGTAGAGTGCGGGGCACTGATGTGACCTGCCGTAGGACCACAGCGGGGTCTGCCTGGGCTGGGAGCTGTTCTTAGGTGCCGCTCTGGCAGAGGTCCTGGAGAGGAGGGTGGAGCCCCGAGCGGACGCCCCTCGTGTCTCCCTCGAGTGCTGGCTCAGCGCACTGTTGTGAATTTATGTGCTTCAAAGCGTGGCTTCAGATGTGTCTGCTGTGGCCTGTGTCTTAACCTGCGTCATCCAGCAAATAACTGAAATAGAACCCGAACTAGTGAGTGACCGTTTGTTCATTTGGACGCCAGCATGTGTCTAGGTCGGTAGCGGGTCCGACATCATCCTACTGGTTTGAAAACGGTTCCTACAGTGCTCTTGCTCAGTGCCGAGACCGGTAACTTCCCATTAGCCTTAGGTTACCTTTGGGCTTTTAGGACATCAGATATGTTCTGTGATTGGATTTGGGTCACGCCTCAGTTTACGGGGGGCTGGGCAGAACACTCAGGTGTAACAGGCTCACTAGTGGAGGCCAGACTGTTTACTGCTGGAAGGGGCCCCTTGCACACGAAGGTCCTGAGTCCCGAGAGGCAGGTGATGTCTGTGCTGAACTCTCGTCCCTGCCGGAGCCAGGAATACAAGGGCCCCTGACTGGGACACCTCCCTCCCGTCCTCCCAGGGGCTCCTaaccctccccctcccagggGCTCCCGCGCCTGCACCGCCTGCCACCTCACCCCGTAGCCTGACTTTTCTCCAGATCCTGTCGCGGTGGCTCCAAGCCAGGGAACAGCCtgcctggggcggggtgggggtcaGTCTCAGACCCTTGGATTTTAGCGTGGTGAACCACCCATGTTTGCACTTGGtatgtaaaatggaaatactctCTTTCAGAAAATTGTACAGCACTTAGAAGGAGAAGGCCTAAAGCATGTTGTTTTCACCAACTGTGTAAAGGATGAGAATATCACGCAGGTGGGTGCCCCTCTGTTTCACACTCCGGTGCTTTCGCTTACATGCATCTGAGAAATCCCACAGGTTTTCTTGTGCTCTTATAAGAAGCAGTTTCAAGACAGTTCGGGGTTTGCTGGGGGCCCGGGGGCACACTCCTCTCTGGGCGAGAGCAGGTGGGCTCTGGGCAGCCCTTGGCGGTCTGAGGGGTATAGTGTGGCTGTTGTGTGCGCTTGGGGCCGTAGCTCCCACGGGCTTCTGGAGGGTCTGGGCCTCGTGTCTGCGGCCGCATTTGGAGGATCATGTCACTGGCTGACAGGCAGCTCGGCTGGAGTGGCTGCAGTCAGAGCCCTCTGGGGGCTGacgccacccccctccccccgcccgccccggccCCAGCACACGCTAAATCTTCATGTGGACGGCCCTGCTTCCCTGGTGCTGGACCTGGGCGGACGCCACCCCTGAAGTCCAGAAAAAGCCAATGTCTGGGTGTTTGTGCTTTGCAGATCATACCGCTGGTCAGAGGACTGGTTGAGGGCAGCTACCGCTACCATCGAGGAGAGGTTGGTTGTGGGGCCCGGGGCCGGCCGTGGCCTGGTGCCTCCTGCTGGGGCGTCAAGGCTCAGTGGCTGAGCAGTCCTTGTGCTGGGCCACGACcccttggggttctctctctgctgctgcaggtgcctgggggggggcaggggcagctgccctgtgtgtccttttttttgcAGCAGGAAGGGTGCGGTGGCCCTGCTGAGGCGGGTGGGGTCCACCCCGGTCTTCCTTCCCCTGAACACAAACCTGGGCTTGTGGGGCCCCCAGCATGGGCCACAGGAGGCCGTGGGCGGTCTGGGTGGACCCCTGACCCCCTGCTCTTGTGCCTCGGCAGAACCTGGACTACTGTGCCATGGTGATTGGGATCCCCAACGTGGGCAAGTCCTCACTCATCAACGCACTCCGGAGACAGCACCTCGGGAAAGGTCCTGCCTCTGCCGCCGCGGGCCCTTCATCCCCCCGGCGAGCAGTTGTCTCAGTCCCCACAGCACGCAGCAGAGCCGCATGGCCCTCAGTTGTCTCTGCCCTGAAAGGACCCAGTGAAGTGTCCGGTGGGAGGTTAAGTGGTGACACAGAGTCGTCCTGCCTCCCATTTTATACGGAACGTGTTTCCTTTCCTGAACGCGAAATGTTGGTGTTTGACGCGGGGATGACTTTTCTACACCGGTGGTCTCGTCCTCACCGAGGTCTCAGGCCGCCACTGCACACAGGCGGGAGACATTCGGTGAGGGCCCCCTCTCCGCTGGAAATCCGCCTCTTCCCGGCTCGGAAATGGCCTCCGGGAGCTCCCGGGCGCCTCCTGACTGTGCTTGCCGGTGTCAGGGCTGTGCAGACGCGCCCGTTGTGCTCGCCGCGCTTCCGTTGCGCTCAGGGTTTTCAGGGTTAGTGCCGGGACCACGCTGGCCTTGTTCTCCAGACCTGTGACGAGCCCGCTGCCTGTGCGCGGACCCCAGCCCAATGTAGCTGAACCGTTAGTTTGCAGGTGGTGTTTTCGGTGCTCCTTGCAGACTCGCCAAACCGTCTGTTCTTTTAagtgtattttctaaaattatggcttttaaaaaaactgtggcattaagtatattcagtGCTGTCCTCCATCCCCTATTCCAGACTTTTCCATTGTCTCCAGCTGGAAGTCTTTAAACAAACCCTGACCAGCACTGGGCCCCAGTAATGTGCTTTCTGTCTGGACCTCACATGTGTGCAGTCCGCGGTAGTGGTCAGCGTGACGTCCTCCATCCGGCCCTGCGGCTGCTGCAGGGCTCCCTTCTTTGCAAGGCTGAGTAATACTCTGTTGGGTTTCTGGACCACAGTTTGCTTTTGCACGCACGACGGGCAGACACATGGATCTCTCTACTCGAGCTGACTGGGCCCCTTGGACAGGAACTCAGCTCACGGGCCTGTCGCGGGCAGCGCTGTGGGGACGGACTTGCAGGGTGCAGGGTTGGCGTCGGGCATGGGGCAGGTCCTGGAGGCTGCAGCTGGCGTGCGGACACGAGAGCTCTGTTGGGACCTTCACGGTCAGGTGCTCGCCTGCTGCCCCTGGGCAGGTCTTGGAGCACCTTCTAGGTGTTGGAAAGAAGTTTCCGTGGAAGAGTCACCGCTGTGAGCTGGTCTGGAGTTGACTCGAGCCCAAGCCCCTGTGGGCCTTCATAGGGTTCCCTGTGTATCATTTCTGACCCTGTAGCCTGTGTGCCAGGCTGTGTGTGTGGCCACCTCTGATGCCCGTTTCCACCCTGCAGGAAAAGCTACCAGGGTTGGCGGCGAGCCCGGGATCACCAGAGCTGTGATGTCCAGAATTCAGGTAGGGCGCTCGGCTGCCGGGTCTCGAGGGCCGCGCACACGCCTGTTGCTTCCCGAGGGCCGTGGGGCGGCCTGCCCGTCTGCTGCACTCTGCTCCTGCCGAGCACGCGCCATGCACCACACACTGAGGGCCCTTCCCTCAAACCCGGGGGAGGGTGCGCTCTCACCCCTGTTTCATGGAGGAGGGAGCTGAGGCaccttcccaaggtcacaccGTGGCCTGTTGTCCCAGGCTCAGCTCAACCTGTCCACACATGCCCTTCACGCCCTGGGAGGAGAACCTGGTGCCCGGATTTATCCTCCGAACTCAGTGGGAACCGATGGTGTGGGGAAGCCGAGAGCTTCCTGGAAAGGACGAACCCTTTGGGACGGGGCCCCAGAACCTCCTCAGAGCCTCAGAACCTAGCAGCCAGGCGCTGGGGCCACTCAGcagagcccctggagggggcggCTGGCCCGACCGCCCTCTGTGTCTGCAGGTGTGTGACCGGCCACTGATGTTCGTGCTGGACACTCCCGGGGTGCTGTCCCCTCGGATTGAGAGTGTGGAGATGGGCCTGAAGCTGGCCCTGTGCGGTGAGTCAGGCCCCCTTagggcccccccccacccccgccgctgGGCCTGACGGGTTGTGCCTGCTCCAAGCGGGCCGGCTGACGGGGGCCAGCCCCTGCTCTCACCCCGCAGACCGTGGCCCGGAGAGCTTACTGCCAGGGCAGGGCTGCCAGGAGCCGCAGCGGCTCGGGCTGAGCGGGGAGGGGCACTTGCGTGCCGGTGCCGGGCGGGCCTGCGGGGCTCAGCCTGGCTTCCTGCTTCCAGGAACCGTGCTGGACCACCTGGTGGGGGAGGAGACGCTGGCCGACTACCTTCTTTACACCCTCAACAGGCACCGGCTCTTTGGGTGAGTGCAGGGTCGGGGGCTGGGCGGGCTGTCCTCGCGTCCTGGACAGACATCGTTACGGAGAAGAGCAGCGTCCGCGTGTTCTTAGACGGATCCGCGCGTTCT includes these proteins:
- the MTG1 gene encoding mitochondrial ribosome-associated GTPase 1 isoform X2 — translated: MRVALRALCGAAGAAWRESFPLGGRDVARWFPGHMAKGLRRMQRSLKSVDCVIEVHDARIPLSGRNPLFQETLGLKPHVLVLNKMDLADLKERQKIVQHLEGEGLKHVVFTNCVKDENITQIIPLVRGLVEGSYRYHRGENLDYCAMVIGIPNVGKSSLINALRRQHLGKGKATRVGGEPGITRAVMSRIQVCDRPLMFVLDTPGVLSPRIESVEMGLKLALCGTVLDHLVGEETLADYLLYTLNRHRLFGYVQHYGLDGACDDVASVLKRVAVRLGKTQKVKVLTGTGDVNVIQPNYPAAARDFLRTFRSGLLGPVMLDRDVLQSLPLADP
- the MTG1 gene encoding mitochondrial ribosome-associated GTPase 1 isoform X1, with protein sequence MRVALRALCGAAGAAWRESFPLGGRDVARWFPGHMAKGLRRMQRSLKSVDCVIEVHDARIPLSGRNPLFQETLGLKPHVLVLNKMDLADLKERQVKKIVQHLEGEGLKHVVFTNCVKDENITQIIPLVRGLVEGSYRYHRGENLDYCAMVIGIPNVGKSSLINALRRQHLGKGKATRVGGEPGITRAVMSRIQVCDRPLMFVLDTPGVLSPRIESVEMGLKLALCGTVLDHLVGEETLADYLLYTLNRHRLFGYVQHYGLDGACDDVASVLKRVAVRLGKTQKVKVLTGTGDVNVIQPNYPAAARDFLRTFRSGLLGPVMLDRDVLQSLPLADP